The following nucleotide sequence is from Psychroserpens sp. Hel_I_66.
ATGGAGTGCACCAGCTAAAACAGCTTCTTGACCATTATATAAGTGAAGAAATCCTCTTACCTTTTGTTGGATATATACTGCAGCTAATTTGTCTTCAAATTTTCTCCAGAATAACATGTCCTCATACCATTTAAGGTAAACTTCTTTAGTGATTTTTTGCATTTGATCTATTATTTATATCTAAAATAATTTTCTCGCCTCATAGTTTGTGAGCAACTAGTTCATGTTCCGAAGAAAAAATCGAAACAGACGAATAACAAAAGTAACACTTTAGTTAGTAATGAAAAAACCCAAAATCGTTAATTTATTACGAAATCGTTATAGAAAACTTTTATCGAATCCTAAAGGTAATAAATTAGCGAGAGAATTTGATTTTATAACTTTACCAAAGGTGCCCATAAAATAAATCTCTATAGAGGATTCTTGTTTGAACTCATACTCTGCTATAGATTGTCTACACGCTCCACATGGTGGAATTGGCGTTGTAGTAGATTGAGATTGTGAACCTGCTGTTAATGCCATTTTTAAAATTTTAGCATCTGGAAATTGCGCGCCTGCATAATAGATAGCTGTTCGTTCTGCACAAAGTCCTGAAGGATAAGATGCGTTTTCTTGATTATTACCGGTTATGACTTCACCATTATCTAATAAAATTGCAGCTCCAACCAAGAATTTTGAGTATGGAGCATAAGCTTTTAGTCTTATTTTTGAAGCCTCTTTCATTAAATTGGCGACATCTTTAGGAAGTTCATTTAAATCTTCATAAACAGTAAAGGAGGATTCTATTTTTATGTCTTTCATCAAAAACGTATTTAGACAAAAAAACTATTGTTTTTTTAACAATAGTTTTTTTTTAAGTTGAAATATTTTATTTACTAATACTCATCGTATTCTCCATCCCCAAAGTTAAATGTTAGAGAAAAACGCAATGTGTTTTCTAACGGACTTTGAATTTTAGATGCTGAAAACAAGTATGATAAATCAATATTTATTGTTGTGTATTTAAAACCAGCTCCAAGTGCAAAAAACTTACGCGCACCCTTATCGTCACTTTCATTAAAATATCCTGCTCTAAAGGCAAATGAGTCTTGATATAAGTACTCTGCTCCCAATGCCCAAGTAAACTCTTTAAGTTCTTCACTAAATCCTCCCGGTGCATCTCCAAAAGATTGGAACACTCCAGATAAGAAATCTACATTATTATCTTGGCCTGCAGTGATAATTGTTGGTTCGCTCTCATCAATACTTGTAGTTGAAGCATCATCTGAAGTTTGCTCTCCATCTCCATTGGTGTCAACAAAACCGAATAATGGAGGTGTTGGCACTAAAAGTTTAGTCACCTCTGCAGTAACTGATAGTTTATTATATTCATCAAAAATGAAATCAAAACCACCACCTAATCTTAAATTTGTTGGAAGAAAGTTTTCTCTACCTCCATCATCGTACTTAATTTTTGGACCAAGATTTTGAATAGCAAACCCTAAACGAGTTCTACCATTAAAGCTATCATAAGCTTCTTCTTCACTTTGATAAAAACCAGAAATATCTACTCCAAAAGATCCTGCTGCAGTTGCATTTGCATCTACTGCCTGAATTCTTAAATCTGAACGTAAGTAACGTAAAGCAACAGCCATAGAAAATTGATCTGCCAAACGAAGTGAATAAGATGCATCTACGGTAAATTCATTAGGTTTTTCAATTAAAGGTTCTGAAAATTCATCTGGACGAATTTCAATTTCACCTAAACCAAAGTATTTGAAACTCACCCCAAACGCACTTCTATCATCAATTCTATTGAAATAAGTTAAATATGCGATTGAAATATCGTTTACCAATTTACTGAGATAAGGTGTGTAACTTACCGCGATACCTGATTTTGCTTCAGAAAACGTGTATTTAGCTGCATTCCATTGTTGTGAATAGGCATCTACCGATGTAGCAACTCCCATATCTCCCATTGCTGCAGACCTAGCATCTGGCGCAATTAGCATAAACGGAACTCCTGTAGTTATAACTGTAGATTGATTAGGAAATGTTATTACTTCTCCTTCTTGCGCGTATGTATAATGAATTGCAACAAGAAAAACTATGGCTAAAATGTAATTTTTCATATGTGAATTTAAGTTCATATTAAGGTATTGCTACTAATAATATATGTAGCAAATATAATTTATTATTATAGTATGACAAGTTTTTCGATTTTTTCGACTTGTTTATTTAAACGGTTAGATCGTACTTTTAGTTTATATACGTACACTCCTTTTCCAATTTTATCACCAAAATCATCTCTTCCATCCCAAACTATATCTTTCGACAGGGAACTTGTCACTTTACCACCTCCATTGGTTTGACCATTTAGCGTGCGAACCAATTTACCTGATACTGTAAAGATTTGTACTGAAACGTCTAAAACATCTGAACTATTGTGATTGAACCAAAATTCAGTATAATCAATAAATGGATTGGGATAGTTTAAAACGTTTGTAATCACTAATTCTTCATCTTTATCCCTTACATTAAATTCTATTTGAGATGTTGAAGCATTATTATAAACATCCCAAGCTTTTAGAGTTAAAGTATGTAATCCTGGTTCAAGATCTCTAAACGGGAAGCTTAATTTACCATTAGTAAAATCGTCAACATTGGCTTGATAATAATCATTTAAGATAAATGGATTGGTTTCATCACCATCGATGATTGCTGTGATATCATGACCAATTCCGCTTGCGGTATTGATTCCATTATCATCTTGAAGGTTTGCAATTAGTGTAGGTTGCTCATTTGTTATACCGCCAGAAACAAAGTTTTCGTCATTAAAAAATAAATTGATGACAGGTCCAATATTGTCTTCTTCTGCATTTTCATTTATTCCTCCTACTTGAATATTAAAACTGTAACCCGATTTGTCGTCTAAAATATTATCTTGTTTAGAATAAAAACCAACTTTACCCTCACCCACAGGAATACCAATATCTCGAGGCACAACAAACTGAAAATCGAATTTTCCATTAGTTGCTGTAGCTTGACCTTTGAAAATTGTTTCTCCTTGTGTTGTAAAATCCATTAATATAAGTTCCCCACTACTAGTTGTACCATCATTGCCCAACGTTTCTCTATCAATTTTTTTATCAAATACTGTTGCGGTAACGATCCCATTATAGTTAGACAGAAAGTTTCCTGAGGTATCATAAACTTCTCCAGACATTTTTACACGATCTAAAGCTTTGAGTGGCTCAGTTTGATCTGCTAATGCCACATCGTTAATTGCGGTTAATCTTACTTCTGGTTTTGCGATTGAAAGTTTCATTGCTGGATCACCAATAAAAAATACTAGAGATTTTTGATTGATCCCAACAATAGAAGGATCATTTTTTGTTAGCCTTAAGGCTTCTGCCATTGAAGGATAATCATTTGAACCAAAATTAAATAAGTAGGTATCCAATTTTTTATTAAAAGACACACCAACGGTAACAAAAATCTGTCTTGTAGTTGTTATCAAAGCTATGGCTCCTCCTTCAGTATTCCAATAGGTGAATTCTCCTGCTGTAATGCGCTGTGGGTTGTCAAACTTTGTAAACTCACAGGTTACTGTAATAAAGAGGTTAAACTTACAAATGTTTCTAATTTCTTGGGCATCTACTTTGGTGAAAATTCGTTCTCCTGCCAACCCATCTTCACCTCCATGACCAAAATAATTTACTACAAGTGCTCCTACTTCAATTGCATTTTTTATTGCATCATTTACCGCAGGATATCGCTCACCACTCGCAGTTGACTGTTGTTGATAAGAATCTGAATGAATCTTAGTAACATTAATAAAAGGTTTTTCTTGGGTTAACTCATCAGCTATTTCATCGGTAGTGGATTCTAAGATTATTTCCCAATCTAAATTTACATCATCAGAAATCATAACTACGTTATTTCTCCAACTCCCAAATGCTTCTTCACCATAATAACCTTCTATTTTATCAACTAGTTCTTTAGCTTGTTGTGGAGATCCTGCTAATATTCTACCAACTGCAATATCCAGACGCTCTTCTTCTTCCATTTCTCCTTCATTTTCATCCATCATTCCGTAGAAATCATCTGAAATAAATGAATTTACAAGACTGAAACTTTCTGCGGAATTCCATGTTGGAACAATATTGGTGTTATTTGGAACCCTGTCCTTATAATCATAAGATGCATCACCAAATAGACATAAATACTTTAAACGCTTACTAGGCTCACTTGCATTACGATATACATACTGAACCATATTTCTTATGGCAGCGACATCCTGTTTACCAGAACTAAACTCTGTATAAATTTCATTAAGCGTAACAATTTTTATATTTAGATTATATTGATCCCTATTAATTTGAGCTAATCTTTGTGCTTGGTTGACATAATTATTATTTGCTATTATAATGTAATCTAGATCCTGGAATTCTCCTTGTTCATTTAAAAATATAGTTCCCTTTATATTTTGATTACTAACACTTGAATTGGAGTCTCTTGAGGGTTGAAATAAATCGAGATTAGTTACGGTGACGTACTTTTTTGCTATTCCTGCAATATCTTTGTAATTAATTGTAGAATTTTGATCGCTATTTAAAACTGCTTTGACATTGTACTTATCTGTAATATCCCAAACCTCTTGAACATTCG
It contains:
- the cdd gene encoding cytidine deaminase translates to MKDIKIESSFTVYEDLNELPKDVANLMKEASKIRLKAYAPYSKFLVGAAILLDNGEVITGNNQENASYPSGLCAERTAIYYAGAQFPDAKILKMALTAGSQSQSTTTPIPPCGACRQSIAEYEFKQESSIEIYFMGTFGKVIKSNSLANLLPLGFDKSFL
- the porV gene encoding type IX secretion system outer membrane channel protein PorV is translated as MKNYILAIVFLVAIHYTYAQEGEVITFPNQSTVITTGVPFMLIAPDARSAAMGDMGVATSVDAYSQQWNAAKYTFSEAKSGIAVSYTPYLSKLVNDISIAYLTYFNRIDDRSAFGVSFKYFGLGEIEIRPDEFSEPLIEKPNEFTVDASYSLRLADQFSMAVALRYLRSDLRIQAVDANATAAGSFGVDISGFYQSEEEAYDSFNGRTRLGFAIQNLGPKIKYDDGGRENFLPTNLRLGGGFDFIFDEYNKLSVTAEVTKLLVPTPPLFGFVDTNGDGEQTSDDASTTSIDESEPTIITAGQDNNVDFLSGVFQSFGDAPGGFSEELKEFTWALGAEYLYQDSFAFRAGYFNESDDKGARKFFALGAGFKYTTINIDLSYLFSASKIQSPLENTLRFSLTFNFGDGEYDEY
- the porU gene encoding type IX secretion system sortase PorU, producing MKKYILLPFLFISLLVYSQQRQFTINWNGYTVLETANSTIEVPSFDKSHFGYSSKKGITFFSQWEVSSQIDENSIELLQVSYETVSVSELKDLSVTTIPNSPQIKLKNAIERENISAYLEITPIINDRGVYKKITAFTVNYQLGGNFNRSAQDTQDIVNSVLSSGQWHKFYVEKSGVFILNKSFLNSLGVNTNVDPRTIKVYGNGGAMLPLSNSEPAPIDLQQNAIRFVGEEDGVFNDNDYILFYAEGPTEYNQESDTNINLYSNKSYYYITTQGNFGKRIQLLNQPEDEPNLSIDTFQDYQFHEVDENNLGKIGRRWFGERFDVENEQTFNFSFPNIISTVPAKVRVLAAGVSETTSSNMQVVVNGNLEGTMNFSPVDDPTLAFGSSVVNDVTISSSEVAVKLIYNNNGNPSTQGYLDYISIEATRQLIFEGNQFVFKNKDVALSSGVVEYSLNNTSNVQEVWDITDKYNVKAVLNSDQNSTINYKDIAGIAKKYVTVTNLDLFQPSRDSNSSVSNQNIKGTIFLNEQGEFQDLDYIIIANNNYVNQAQRLAQINRDQYNLNIKIVTLNEIYTEFSSGKQDVAAIRNMVQYVYRNASEPSKRLKYLCLFGDASYDYKDRVPNNTNIVPTWNSAESFSLVNSFISDDFYGMMDENEGEMEEEERLDIAVGRILAGSPQQAKELVDKIEGYYGEEAFGSWRNNVVMISDDVNLDWEIILESTTDEIADELTQEKPFINVTKIHSDSYQQQSTASGERYPAVNDAIKNAIEVGALVVNYFGHGGEDGLAGERIFTKVDAQEIRNICKFNLFITVTCEFTKFDNPQRITAGEFTYWNTEGGAIALITTTRQIFVTVGVSFNKKLDTYLFNFGSNDYPSMAEALRLTKNDPSIVGINQKSLVFFIGDPAMKLSIAKPEVRLTAINDVALADQTEPLKALDRVKMSGEVYDTSGNFLSNYNGIVTATVFDKKIDRETLGNDGTTSSGELILMDFTTQGETIFKGQATATNGKFDFQFVVPRDIGIPVGEGKVGFYSKQDNILDDKSGYSFNIQVGGINENAEEDNIGPVINLFFNDENFVSGGITNEQPTLIANLQDDNGINTASGIGHDITAIIDGDETNPFILNDYYQANVDDFTNGKLSFPFRDLEPGLHTLTLKAWDVYNNASTSQIEFNVRDKDEELVITNVLNYPNPFIDYTEFWFNHNSSDVLDVSVQIFTVSGKLVRTLNGQTNGGGKVTSSLSKDIVWDGRDDFGDKIGKGVYVYKLKVRSNRLNKQVEKIEKLVIL